One window of the Stigmatella aurantiaca genome contains the following:
- the rnz gene encoding ribonuclease Z, whose amino-acid sequence MSLLRLTFLGTSAAQPTLHRNLSGLTVKADSDLLLFDCGEGSQRQMVRFGTGFTVEAAFFTHFHADHYLGIIGFLRTLGMMGREHPLRLYGPPPARRLLHQAVHLGVDSLSFPVEIHELKDGDSVRRDGYTVHAVGVDHRINALGYVLAEDPRAGRFHLAKARELGVPEGPSFGKLQRGEAVTLADGTTVRPEDVVGPSRPGRRLVISGDTRPCASLISAAKDADLLVHESTFSDDEQERALETRHSTAREAARVAREAGVRRLILTHLSSRHDTDPSKLLGQAREEFSGPVEVAHDGLTVELPLRD is encoded by the coding sequence ATGTCCCTCCTCAGGCTCACCTTCCTTGGCACCTCGGCCGCGCAGCCCACGCTGCACCGCAACCTCTCGGGGCTCACGGTGAAGGCGGATTCGGATCTGCTGCTGTTCGACTGCGGCGAGGGCAGCCAGCGGCAGATGGTGCGCTTCGGCACCGGCTTCACCGTGGAGGCCGCCTTCTTCACGCACTTCCACGCGGACCACTACCTGGGCATCATCGGCTTTCTGCGCACGCTGGGCATGATGGGCCGCGAGCACCCCTTGCGGCTGTACGGCCCGCCCCCGGCGCGGCGGCTCTTGCACCAGGCGGTGCACCTGGGGGTGGACTCGCTGTCCTTCCCGGTGGAGATCCACGAGCTGAAGGACGGGGACTCGGTGCGCCGCGACGGCTACACCGTGCACGCGGTGGGGGTGGACCACCGCATCAACGCGCTGGGGTACGTGCTGGCGGAGGACCCCCGGGCCGGGCGCTTCCACCTGGCGAAGGCGCGCGAGCTGGGCGTGCCCGAGGGGCCAAGCTTCGGCAAGCTCCAGCGCGGCGAGGCGGTGACGCTGGCGGATGGCACCACCGTGCGGCCCGAGGACGTGGTGGGCCCCTCGCGGCCCGGGCGGCGGCTGGTCATCTCCGGGGACACGCGCCCCTGCGCCTCATTGATCAGCGCCGCGAAGGACGCGGACCTGCTGGTGCACGAGTCCACCTTCAGCGACGACGAGCAGGAGCGGGCGCTGGAGACGCGGCACTCCACGGCGCGCGAGGCGGCGCGGGTGGCGCGCGAGGCGGGCGTGCGGCGCCTCATCCTCACGCACCTGTCCAGCCGCCACGACACCGACCCCTCGAAGCTCCTGGGCCAGGCCCGGGAGGAGTTTTCGGGGCCGGTGGAGGTGGCCCACGACGGGCTCACCGTGGAGCTGCCGCTCCGGGACTGA
- a CDS encoding DUF2293 domain-containing protein has protein sequence MPDSLTVAPTPDPRRVRAPDGSLLTPPAGWALLPPGDAGLTRRVKAAGPSWTVVEKVGRKLFSRGVWAPEAHILAARAGLEAERATPAYAKRRASDVARREREQAEYEVEFANAVLRFLRFAPAFAALGKRLAVAVTAHAIPVGSGTVARTERIPLERRAEAAVIAWLRHQTTAYDHMRIARVKGARREVRRELAEVSRALLDVHRRDVPHAPPSCTLCTAVENPPRPP, from the coding sequence ATGCCTGACTCCCTGACGGTTGCCCCCACCCCGGACCCGCGCCGCGTGCGCGCCCCCGATGGTTCCCTGCTCACCCCCCCCGCCGGCTGGGCCCTGCTGCCCCCCGGGGACGCGGGCCTCACGCGCCGCGTGAAGGCCGCCGGCCCCAGCTGGACGGTGGTGGAGAAGGTGGGCCGCAAGCTCTTCTCGCGCGGGGTGTGGGCGCCCGAGGCCCACATCCTGGCGGCCCGCGCCGGGCTGGAGGCCGAGCGCGCCACCCCCGCCTACGCCAAGCGCCGCGCCTCGGACGTGGCCCGCCGCGAGCGCGAGCAGGCCGAATACGAGGTGGAGTTCGCCAACGCCGTGCTGCGCTTCCTGCGCTTCGCGCCCGCCTTCGCCGCGCTGGGCAAGCGCCTGGCCGTGGCGGTGACGGCCCACGCCATTCCCGTGGGCAGCGGCACCGTGGCGCGCACCGAGCGCATTCCCCTGGAGCGCCGCGCCGAGGCCGCCGTCATCGCCTGGCTGCGCCACCAGACGACGGCGTACGACCACATGCGCATCGCCCGGGTGAAGGGCGCCCGCCGCGAGGTGCGCCGCGAGCTGGCCGAGGTGTCCCGCGCCCTGCTCGACGTGCACCGCCGGGACGTGCCGCACGCCCCGCCCTCCTGCACCCTGTGCACCGCCGTGGAGAACCCGCCCCGGCCCCCGTGA
- the purL gene encoding phosphoribosylformylglycinamidine synthase has product MSPMNLLTLRGAPALSLFRRDKLLAQCRERVSEVTSVYAEFMHFVDVDGSLSAKAFSTLLQLLEYGPSIPRGDWLGSRLVILPRPGTVSPWSSKATDIARNCGLTQVRRMERGTVFFVAGEDGLPLEDADLEQLKPLLHDRMTQVVLGRMEQASLLFSAQEPRPLTSVDVLGGGRAALVAANQALGLALAEDEIDYLCARFGALGRNPTDTELMMFAQANSEHCRHKIFNASWTVDGVPQEGSLFQAIKNTHAVHSEGVLSAYKDNASVIEGFEAERFFPDATTGEWTSVREPTHILMKVETHNHPTAISPYPGAATGAGGEIRDEGATGRGAKPKAGLTGFTVSNLLIPGQEQPWEQPYGRPGRIASALDIMLEGPIGGAAFNNEFGRPNLSGYFRSFEVQVPTPEGVEVRGYHKPIMIAGGLGNIRAGHVRKGQLQPGDKIVVLGGPSMLIGLGGGAASSMTQGTSAADLDFASVQRDNAEMERRCQEVIDRCWALGEQNPIRSIHDVGAGGLSNAVPELVHDNGLGGRFELREVPNAEPGMSPVEIWCNEAQERYVLAVAPENLARFVALCERERAPFSVLGEATAEQVLRLGDRLLGAAPIDLPMDVLFGKPPRMHRDVKSRPLPLAPLNLEGAELGDMVARVLGHPTVADKSFLITIGDRTVSGHTSRDQMVGPWQVPVADCAVTTTTLTSHTGEAMAMGERTPLALLDAAASARMAVGEAITNIAAARIARLPDVKLSANWMAAAGSPGEDANLFAAVRAVGLELCPALGLTIPVGKDSLSMRTVWEEEGARKAVTAPVSLIVSAFAPVLDVRQSLTPQLQVPGEDTRLLFIDLAAGKQRLGGSVLAHVYRQVGHECPDVERPEALKGFFAAVQALNAAGLLLAYHDRSDGGLLATLCEMAFAGHCGLDVDLSGLGGDATAALFNEELGAVVQVRASEVARVREVLGQHGLGGHCHELGRPRAELEVGLRHGGQTLLAVPTMALRQTWSRVSYALQRLRDNPRCADEEYAAKCDVADPGLSPKLTFDPAEDVAAPFIARGARPRVVVLREQGVNSQSEMAAAFTRAGFTAVDVHMSDVLAGRVSLKDFAGVLACGGFSYGDVLGAGGGWAKSILFNARARDEFAAFFARPDSFGLGICNGCQMMAQLKELIPGAGHFPRFVRNTSEQFEARLVQVEVAPSPSLFFQGMAGSRMLIVSSHGEGRAEFASDEEAAQVNGLGLVTARFVDNHGQVTEAYPANPNGSPFGICGLTTPEGRFTLMMPHPERVHRTVQHSWRPDGWGEDGPWMRLFRNARVALG; this is encoded by the coding sequence ATGTCCCCCATGAATCTGCTCACCCTGCGCGGCGCCCCTGCCCTTTCCCTGTTCCGCCGGGACAAGCTGCTCGCCCAGTGCCGCGAGCGGGTGTCCGAAGTCACCTCCGTCTACGCGGAGTTCATGCACTTCGTCGACGTGGATGGGAGCCTGTCGGCCAAGGCGTTCAGCACCCTGCTCCAGCTCCTGGAGTACGGCCCGAGCATCCCGCGGGGGGACTGGCTGGGCAGCCGTCTGGTCATCCTGCCCCGGCCGGGCACCGTGTCGCCCTGGTCGTCCAAGGCCACGGACATTGCCCGCAACTGCGGCCTCACCCAGGTGCGGCGCATGGAGCGCGGCACGGTCTTCTTCGTGGCGGGCGAGGACGGGCTGCCCCTGGAGGACGCGGACCTGGAGCAGCTCAAGCCCCTCTTGCACGACCGGATGACGCAGGTGGTGCTGGGGCGCATGGAGCAGGCCTCCTTGCTGTTCTCCGCGCAGGAGCCCCGGCCGCTCACCTCCGTGGACGTGCTGGGCGGCGGCCGCGCGGCGCTGGTGGCGGCCAACCAGGCGCTGGGGCTGGCCCTGGCGGAGGATGAAATCGACTACCTGTGCGCGCGCTTCGGGGCGCTGGGGCGCAACCCCACGGACACCGAGCTGATGATGTTCGCGCAGGCCAACAGCGAGCACTGCCGGCACAAGATCTTCAACGCGAGCTGGACGGTGGACGGCGTGCCCCAGGAGGGCTCGCTGTTCCAGGCCATCAAGAACACCCACGCCGTGCACAGCGAGGGCGTGCTGTCGGCCTACAAGGACAACGCCTCGGTCATCGAGGGGTTCGAGGCCGAGCGCTTCTTCCCGGATGCCACCACCGGCGAGTGGACCTCCGTGCGCGAGCCCACGCACATCCTCATGAAGGTGGAGACGCACAACCACCCCACGGCCATCTCCCCGTACCCGGGCGCGGCCACGGGCGCGGGCGGCGAAATCCGCGACGAGGGGGCCACCGGGCGGGGCGCGAAGCCGAAGGCGGGGCTCACGGGCTTCACCGTGTCGAATCTTCTCATCCCCGGCCAGGAGCAGCCCTGGGAGCAGCCCTATGGGCGGCCCGGCCGCATCGCCTCCGCGCTCGACATCATGCTGGAGGGACCCATTGGCGGGGCGGCCTTCAACAACGAGTTCGGCCGGCCGAACCTGAGCGGCTACTTCCGCAGCTTCGAGGTGCAGGTGCCCACGCCCGAGGGCGTGGAGGTGCGCGGCTACCACAAGCCCATCATGATCGCCGGCGGCCTGGGCAACATCCGCGCCGGGCACGTGCGCAAGGGCCAGCTCCAGCCGGGCGATAAAATCGTCGTGCTGGGCGGGCCCTCCATGCTCATTGGCCTGGGCGGCGGGGCCGCCTCCTCCATGACGCAGGGCACGAGCGCGGCGGACCTCGACTTCGCCTCCGTGCAGCGGGACAACGCGGAGATGGAGCGCCGGTGCCAGGAGGTGATTGACCGGTGCTGGGCCCTGGGCGAGCAGAACCCCATCCGCTCCATCCACGACGTGGGGGCGGGCGGCCTGTCCAACGCGGTGCCGGAGCTGGTGCACGACAACGGCCTGGGCGGGCGCTTCGAGCTGCGGGAGGTGCCCAACGCCGAGCCGGGCATGTCCCCGGTGGAGATCTGGTGCAACGAGGCGCAGGAGCGCTACGTGCTCGCCGTGGCGCCGGAGAACCTGGCGCGCTTCGTGGCGCTGTGCGAGCGCGAGCGCGCCCCGTTCTCGGTGCTGGGCGAGGCCACGGCCGAGCAGGTGCTGAGGCTGGGAGACCGGCTGCTGGGCGCCGCCCCCATCGACTTGCCGATGGACGTGCTGTTCGGCAAGCCGCCGCGCATGCACCGGGACGTGAAGTCGCGCCCGCTCCCCCTCGCGCCGCTGAACCTGGAGGGCGCGGAGCTGGGGGACATGGTGGCGCGGGTGCTGGGCCACCCGACGGTGGCGGACAAGTCCTTCCTCATCACCATCGGGGACCGGACGGTGTCGGGCCACACGAGCCGCGACCAGATGGTGGGGCCCTGGCAGGTGCCGGTGGCCGACTGCGCGGTGACCACCACCACGCTCACCAGCCACACGGGCGAGGCCATGGCCATGGGCGAGCGCACGCCGCTGGCGCTCCTCGACGCGGCGGCCTCGGCGCGCATGGCGGTGGGCGAGGCCATTACGAACATCGCCGCGGCGCGCATCGCCCGGCTCCCGGACGTGAAGCTGTCGGCCAACTGGATGGCGGCGGCGGGCAGCCCCGGCGAGGACGCGAACCTCTTCGCGGCCGTGCGGGCGGTGGGCCTGGAGCTGTGCCCGGCGCTGGGGCTCACCATCCCCGTGGGCAAGGACTCGCTGTCCATGCGCACCGTGTGGGAGGAGGAGGGAGCGCGCAAGGCCGTCACCGCGCCGGTGTCGCTCATCGTCTCGGCGTTCGCGCCGGTGCTGGACGTGCGCCAGTCCCTGACGCCGCAGCTCCAGGTGCCGGGCGAGGACACGCGGCTGCTCTTCATTGATTTGGCGGCCGGGAAGCAGCGGCTGGGCGGCTCGGTGCTCGCGCACGTGTACCGGCAGGTAGGGCACGAGTGCCCGGATGTGGAGCGCCCCGAGGCGCTCAAGGGCTTCTTCGCGGCGGTGCAGGCGCTGAACGCGGCGGGGCTCCTGCTGGCCTACCACGACCGCTCCGACGGCGGCCTGCTGGCCACGCTGTGCGAGATGGCGTTCGCGGGCCACTGCGGGCTGGACGTGGACCTGTCGGGGCTGGGCGGGGATGCCACGGCGGCCCTCTTCAACGAGGAGCTGGGCGCGGTGGTGCAGGTGCGGGCCTCGGAGGTGGCGCGCGTGCGCGAGGTGCTCGGCCAGCACGGGCTGGGCGGCCACTGCCACGAGCTGGGGCGGCCCCGGGCGGAGCTGGAGGTGGGCCTGCGCCACGGCGGGCAGACGCTGCTCGCGGTGCCCACCATGGCGCTGCGGCAGACCTGGTCCCGCGTCAGCTACGCGCTGCAGCGGCTGCGCGACAACCCGCGCTGCGCCGACGAGGAGTACGCCGCGAAGTGTGACGTGGCGGACCCCGGCCTGTCGCCGAAGCTCACCTTCGACCCTGCCGAGGACGTGGCGGCGCCGTTCATCGCCCGGGGCGCCCGGCCGCGCGTGGTGGTGCTGCGCGAGCAGGGGGTGAACAGCCAGTCGGAGATGGCGGCGGCGTTCACCCGCGCGGGCTTCACCGCGGTGGACGTGCACATGAGCGACGTGCTGGCCGGGCGCGTCTCGCTGAAGGACTTCGCGGGCGTGCTCGCGTGCGGCGGCTTCTCCTACGGTGACGTGCTGGGCGCGGGCGGCGGGTGGGCGAAGTCCATCCTCTTCAACGCCCGGGCGCGGGACGAGTTCGCGGCCTTCTTCGCGCGCCCGGACAGCTTCGGCCTGGGCATCTGCAACGGCTGCCAGATGATGGCGCAGCTCAAGGAGCTCATCCCCGGGGCCGGGCACTTCCCGCGCTTCGTGCGCAACACCTCCGAGCAGTTCGAGGCGCGGCTGGTCCAGGTGGAGGTGGCGCCCAGCCCCTCGCTGTTCTTCCAGGGTATGGCCGGCAGCCGCATGCTCATCGTCTCCTCGCACGGCGAGGGGCGGGCGGAGTTCGCCAGCGACGAGGAGGCCGCGCAGGTGAACGGGCTGGGGCTGGTGACGGCGCGCTTCGTGGACAACCACGGCCAGGTGACGGAGGCCTACCCGGCCAACCCCAACGGCTCGCCCTTCGGCATCTGCGGGCTGACGACGCCCGAGGGGCGCTTCACGCTGATGATGCCGCACCCGGAGCGCGTGCACCGCACGGTGCAGCACTCGTGGCGGCCGGACGGGTGGGGCGAGGACGGGCCGTGGATGCGCCTGTTCCGCAACGCCCGGGTGGCGCTCGGCTGA
- a CDS encoding PAS domain S-box protein has product MGFAALISDATPVRHAPGRLQWLSDASRALMETRLEPQALLRTLARFSVGPFAELAAVFCPAEDASLVLHAAQHVTPPLTEALQVRATPIRLAPCEGLPGLAIQTGRAQLDTALPPEADRLPAEMLALLERHPPLSMLAVPLRVPGAVLGVLAVGREVPLTEEDLDLFQELADRAAFRLHDARLLEAAQHSRKKAEGRPARLPLPSEEPTLHTRILESLAEGVSVTDGQGTVRYANPALERLLGYAPGELLGQHVSSLYDAAAEDFLLRATAVRDALKTQEEWTGEWLNLRKDGTSVMTRVRITATELDGARHWVSVHQDVTAQVRTIRKVEALATELRQGEERYRSLVEATSEIVWNTPPSGQFTTKQPGWSAFTGQRFEELKGWGWLEAVHPEDRALSRRAWDEAVHNRTTYQVEHRMRRHDGVYRYMQGRAVPVKNEDGTLREWIGIHRDITARIEVEQALRQSAERERQARGETERALALVDSLVAASPVSFALLDTQLRYLKVNPALARINGVPEDEHVGHSVREVLPMVWGEVEKPLRHVLETGEPLINQENSTESSTHPGVIRHYLSSYFPVKGSDGEVAGVGTTFIEVTDQVKARRQLALLAEAGQRVFASLDEKETLEQVARLMVETLAEGCLVDLLDEQGRLEQAVAIPHKPATAHEPYRDWTLNAPLERRHEALGADRPLVFREGRAVCILPLRVRGRTLGTMSVVAPPSRAFHPDEVGLLEELASRAAVAIDHARLHTALQKAIQVRDEFLSVASHELKTPLTPLSIKLQVLAREVAQQPDTPFTRRVQGYIDTGRKQISKLTELIGDLLDVSRIGAGRLQLARTEVDLGALAREVASRFEPAAALAGSTLSVRVEHACVGSWDAARIEQVLTNLLDNALKYGFGRPVSLHVRAEAERAVVAVMDQGIGIEPTHLSRIFERFERAVSERHYGGLGLGLYITRELVQAHGGTIRVESEPNVRTLFTVELPLAR; this is encoded by the coding sequence ATGGGCTTCGCGGCACTCATCTCGGATGCAACGCCCGTGCGGCATGCGCCCGGACGGCTCCAGTGGCTCTCGGACGCCTCGCGCGCCTTGATGGAAACCCGGCTCGAGCCCCAGGCCCTGCTGCGCACCCTCGCGCGCTTCTCCGTGGGCCCCTTCGCGGAGCTGGCCGCCGTGTTCTGCCCCGCGGAGGATGCCAGCCTCGTGCTCCACGCCGCGCAGCACGTCACCCCCCCGCTCACCGAGGCGCTCCAGGTGCGCGCCACCCCCATCCGTCTGGCGCCCTGTGAGGGCCTTCCCGGCCTGGCCATCCAGACCGGACGGGCCCAGCTCGACACCGCCCTGCCACCCGAGGCGGACCGCCTGCCCGCCGAGATGCTCGCGCTCCTGGAGCGGCACCCGCCGCTGAGCATGCTCGCGGTGCCCCTGCGCGTGCCGGGCGCCGTGCTGGGCGTGCTGGCCGTGGGCCGGGAGGTTCCCCTCACGGAGGAGGACCTGGATCTCTTCCAGGAGCTGGCCGACCGGGCCGCGTTCCGTCTCCACGATGCGCGCCTGCTCGAGGCCGCGCAGCACTCGCGCAAGAAAGCCGAGGGGCGCCCAGCGCGGCTGCCCCTCCCGTCCGAGGAACCTACGTTGCACACCCGCATCCTGGAGAGCCTGGCGGAAGGGGTGAGCGTCACGGATGGGCAGGGCACCGTGCGCTATGCCAATCCCGCCCTGGAACGGCTGCTGGGCTACGCGCCCGGGGAGCTCCTGGGCCAGCACGTCTCCAGCCTGTACGACGCCGCCGCGGAGGACTTCCTCCTGCGCGCCACGGCCGTGCGGGATGCCCTGAAGACCCAGGAGGAGTGGACCGGGGAGTGGCTCAACCTCCGCAAGGATGGCACCTCCGTCATGACGCGGGTGCGCATCACCGCGACGGAGCTGGACGGCGCGCGCCACTGGGTGAGCGTCCACCAGGACGTGACGGCCCAGGTGCGTACCATCCGCAAGGTGGAGGCCCTGGCCACCGAGCTGCGCCAGGGCGAGGAGCGCTACCGCTCGCTCGTGGAGGCCACCTCGGAGATCGTCTGGAACACCCCGCCCTCGGGGCAGTTCACCACCAAGCAGCCCGGCTGGAGCGCCTTCACCGGCCAGCGCTTCGAGGAGTTGAAGGGCTGGGGCTGGCTCGAGGCCGTCCACCCGGAGGACCGGGCCCTGTCCCGGCGGGCCTGGGACGAGGCGGTGCACAACCGCACCACCTACCAGGTGGAACACCGCATGCGGCGCCATGATGGCGTGTACCGCTACATGCAGGGGCGCGCCGTGCCCGTGAAGAACGAGGACGGCACCCTCCGGGAATGGATCGGCATCCACCGGGACATCACCGCCCGCATCGAGGTGGAGCAGGCGCTGCGCCAGAGCGCCGAGCGCGAGCGCCAGGCGCGGGGCGAGACGGAGCGGGCGCTGGCGCTCGTGGACTCGCTGGTGGCCGCCAGCCCCGTGAGCTTCGCGCTGCTCGACACCCAGCTGCGCTACCTCAAGGTGAACCCTGCCCTGGCCCGCATCAACGGCGTGCCCGAGGACGAGCACGTGGGCCACTCGGTGCGCGAGGTGCTGCCCATGGTCTGGGGCGAGGTGGAGAAGCCCCTGCGCCACGTGCTGGAGACGGGCGAGCCCCTCATCAACCAGGAGAACTCCACCGAGTCCTCCACCCACCCGGGCGTCATCCGCCACTACCTCTCCAGCTACTTCCCCGTGAAGGGCTCGGATGGGGAGGTGGCCGGCGTGGGCACCACCTTCATCGAGGTGACGGACCAGGTGAAGGCCCGCCGCCAGCTGGCGCTCCTGGCCGAGGCCGGGCAGCGGGTGTTCGCCTCACTCGACGAGAAGGAGACGCTCGAGCAGGTGGCGCGGCTGATGGTGGAGACGCTCGCCGAGGGCTGCCTGGTGGACCTGCTCGACGAGCAGGGCCGGCTGGAGCAGGCCGTGGCCATTCCCCACAAGCCGGCCACCGCGCACGAGCCGTACCGGGACTGGACGCTGAACGCCCCCCTGGAGCGAAGGCACGAGGCCCTGGGCGCGGACCGGCCCCTGGTGTTCCGCGAGGGCCGCGCCGTGTGCATCCTCCCGCTGCGCGTGCGAGGCCGGACGCTGGGCACCATGTCGGTGGTGGCCCCGCCCAGCCGCGCCTTCCATCCGGACGAGGTGGGGCTCCTGGAGGAGCTGGCCTCGCGCGCCGCCGTGGCCATCGACCACGCCCGCCTGCACACCGCGCTCCAGAAGGCCATCCAGGTGCGGGACGAGTTCCTCTCCGTGGCCAGCCACGAGCTGAAGACGCCGCTGACCCCCCTGAGCATCAAGCTCCAGGTGCTCGCGCGCGAGGTGGCGCAGCAGCCCGACACGCCCTTCACCCGGCGGGTGCAGGGCTACATCGACACGGGCCGCAAGCAGATCAGCAAGCTGACGGAGCTCATCGGGGACCTGCTCGACGTGTCGCGCATCGGCGCGGGCCGGCTGCAGCTGGCGCGGACCGAGGTGGACCTGGGGGCGCTGGCGCGCGAGGTGGCCTCCCGCTTCGAGCCCGCGGCGGCCCTGGCAGGCTCCACGCTCTCGGTGCGCGTGGAGCACGCGTGCGTGGGCTCGTGGGACGCGGCGCGCATCGAGCAGGTGCTCACCAACCTCCTGGACAACGCGCTGAAGTATGGCTTCGGGCGCCCGGTGTCCCTGCACGTGCGCGCCGAGGCGGAGCGCGCCGTGGTGGCGGTGATGGACCAGGGCATCGGCATCGAGCCCACGCACCTGTCGCGCATCTTCGAGCGGTTCGAGCGCGCCGTGTCCGAGCGCCACTACGGGGGCCTGGGGCTGGGGCTCTACATCACCCGGGAGCTCGTCCAGGCCCACGGCGGCACCATCCGCGTGGAGAGCGAGCCCAACGTGCGCACGCTCTTCACGGTGGAGCTGCCGCTGGCGCGGTAA
- a CDS encoding cold-shock protein, whose amino-acid sequence MATGTVKWFNDAKGFGFLTQDGGGEDVFCHHSAINMDGFRTLAEGQKVSFEVTRGPKGLQAQNVRAA is encoded by the coding sequence ATGGCAACTGGTACTGTGAAGTGGTTCAACGATGCGAAGGGTTTCGGATTCCTCACGCAGGACGGGGGCGGCGAGGACGTGTTCTGCCACCACTCCGCCATCAACATGGATGGATTCCGCACCCTGGCCGAGGGTCAGAAGGTCTCCTTCGAAGTGACGCGCGGCCCCAAGGGGCTCCAGGCGCAGAACGTTCGCGCGGCCTGA
- a CDS encoding transcriptional regulator — MSEQVPQARTTTVRAALEAALVAAPEAGLTARELSAAVGISEKDVAEHLVHLQKSLQASGGRLEVLPAECLACGFVFRDRKRFTRPGACPQCRATRVDPPAFRAAR; from the coding sequence ATGAGCGAGCAAGTCCCTCAAGCGCGAACCACCACGGTGCGCGCCGCGCTGGAGGCCGCGCTCGTGGCCGCCCCCGAGGCGGGCCTCACCGCGCGCGAGCTGTCCGCCGCGGTGGGCATCTCCGAGAAGGATGTGGCCGAGCACCTCGTCCACCTGCAGAAGTCCCTCCAGGCCTCGGGGGGACGGCTGGAGGTGCTGCCCGCGGAGTGCCTCGCCTGCGGCTTCGTCTTCCGGGACCGCAAGCGCTTCACCCGCCCGGGCGCCTGTCCCCAGTGCCGCGCCACCCGCGTGGATCCGCCCGCTTTCCGCGCGGCGCGCTGA